Sequence from the Desulfitobacterium chlororespirans DSM 11544 genome:
CGGTAACTCGAGATATTCCCCAGCTTCATAAATACTGTAATGGAATTATTGAAAACTACCGGATTTTGGAACATGATTCGATCGAGGATGAAGATGAATACGAATAATAGCAAGTCCAAGGGCGGCTTAATTGGCTGTCTTTGCTGCAGATAGAATATGAGGCCCAAGACTTTCCCCAAGAAAATACCGCAAACCAATAACTCATCCAATATCACATTTGACATTAGGTCAATATGAAAATTGCAGGATTCTGGTTCAAACAGGGATAACACCATCACATATAACGCACAATAATAAATTCTCTGTGTTTAAAGAGTGTTTTGAAACAACGATTCTTGAAGAAGAGGTAGGAATTAATGCATTTAAGCGCTCCTATTTACAAATTATGATATGCATTTTTTCTTGCCTAAGGGAATGTAAATTATTTTGTGTAAATGGAAATTCTACATCAAAGTTTATTTGGTTAGACTATAGTTGGCTCTTGCCAATTATGGAGGATAAGGAAATGCTGGAGAGCAACCTGAGCGCCTAATTGGTTCTGCCACCAAAGAGGGGAACCGGAAATCTATCTACATCCCAACGCAATTAATAAAATGCGAGACACAATTTATAATTTGGCAGAGAGCGGAAACAATCAAATTGTATGTACAACACATTCGCCATATATGATTGACATTAGTAAAAAGCCCGCTCAGGTGTTGAATAACTTATGCGCTACCAAAAAAGATGATATTTTGGATGATGGGCAAGTGGAAATCGTTAGCTCAGTACCTTTTAATGTGACAGAAGAATACCAAAAGTTGCAAGAGAATTAAAAGACTACATAAAAATGATACTTAAGGTTGATGACACTATAGCTAAAAGTTTTTTTGTAAAAAAGGTCCTTATAGTTGAGGGTGACACCGAACAAGTAGTGTTAACTGAAACATTTAACAAAATGCCAACTAATTTAAAAACAAATATCTTGTCGGATTGGCATATAATACGAGCACGCGGAAAAGCCACAATTATTGCTTTAGTTAAGTATTTAAAATCCATGTCTATAAATATTTATGTAATACACGATGGCGATTTTGGTATAGCCGGAGCGGAAAAGTTTAATGAACCAATACGACAAACTTTAAATAGCGATGAGCAATTAATTGTTTTGCAAAACTGCATTGAAGATGTATTGGGATACACAGTACCTACCGCAGATAAACCATTTAAGGCATATAAGCACATTTCTGAAACGTGGACTGATTGGAATAGCGTTCCTGAAGCTTG
This genomic interval carries:
- a CDS encoding AAA family ATPase produces the protein MYLHPNAINKMRDTIYNLAESGNNQIVCTTHSPYMIDISKKPAQVLNNLCATKKDDILDDGQVEIVSSVPFNVTEEYQKLQEN
- a CDS encoding TOPRIM nucleotidyl transferase/hydrolase domain-containing protein, which gives rise to MILKVDDTIAKSFFVKKVLIVEGDTEQVVLTETFNKMPTNLKTNILSDWHIIRARGKATIIALVKYLKSMSINIYVIHDGDFGIAGAEKFNEPIRQTLNSDEQLIVLQNCIEDVLGYTVPTADKPFKAYKHISETWTDWNSVPEAWRRCVEKIFTGGNIIVQE